The Pleuronectes platessa chromosome 23, fPlePla1.1, whole genome shotgun sequence genome contains a region encoding:
- the per1b gene encoding period circadian protein homolog 1b: MSYDNSILMASGSTRGRVARANGKDNDQEAESEGFNSLKSIGGQTSANVNIPVQGSGARGGSSPSAGSGSGGSSRDQRGPNSDDMDGLSSGNDSGERESEGGMERGSGSRGRQSTRSSHSSSNGKDSGMMLETTESNKSSNSQSLSPPSCSVAYSTSGCSSDQSARAQTQKELMKAIKELKLRLPSERKSKGHSSTLNALKYALQCVRQVRANREYYHQWSVEECEGCSLDLSTFTIEELDNITSEYTLKNTDTFSMAVSFLSGKVVYVSPQGSSLLRCKSDCLQGTMFSELLAPQDVSTFYSGTAPCRLPSWASCIGSVSPPVDCTQEKSMFCRISANRVQGGEMRYYPFRLTPYQLTLQDSDTAEPQPCCLLIAERVHSGYEAPRIPADKRIFTTSHTPSCLFQEVDERAVPLLGYLPQDLVGTPILLYIHPEDRPIMVAIHEKIFQFAGQPFNHSPLRMCARSGEYVTIDTSWSSFVNPWSRKVAFVVGRHKVRTSPLNEDVFTTPQGCESQTTTPDIVQLSEQIHRLLGQPVQGGGSQGYSSLGSSGSRGSHRSHHQHHSASATSSSDGNGPAMDKAVVPVALHKPMTFQQICKDVHMVKTSGQQVFIESRNRPMPRKIINAATAKIRAINSDPIRGLIADMTKPPKALVPAPIAQKEPPTGYSYQQINCLDSIIRYLDSCNIPNTVKRKCGSSRTASTTSDEDKQQEASGNNKVNLVGEPPPLPPLTMATKAESVASVPSQCSFSSTIVHVGDKKPPESDIVMEETLTTPTLAPAPSLNLPTPPTSGLLLSTSTATAAPPPLLPSPPPPMHPLTQTAKPDRDSRRSCSVGGGGGGGRLGLTKEVLSAHTQQEEQIFLDRFNDLSKLRVFDQSASSTVRCPTPAANPLSRGARCSRDYPAAGGSTGHRRGRGGKRLKHQESSDQHSSLGMGGSRLDPRTSAAPLPLHMPHVPLTNTSSWPSVGSQASIPSAPFAPGMLPMYPVYPPLAQSLPIPVPSRFPPAQMVPPMMALVLPNYIFPQMGAPISQPGATPGHFYNPNFTYPSATPAVAPAIIPTVISGPLPIPGNCVPSRSSTPQSYNQMPADREGTESPLFQSRCSSPLNLLQLEETPSNRLEVATALAASLQATPSAQCGAAGRPSSANQRSSDDTSKDNENGEANESNQDAMSTSSDLLDLLLQEDSHSGTGSASGSGFSGTRSSGSGSGSNGCSSSGTSGNSSSQGSHTSKYFGSIDSSENDHSRKQTAGGSSSAGGDGGEEQFIKCVLQDPIWLLMANTDDKVMMSYQLPVRDMETVLREDREALRSMQKHQPRFSEEQKRELSQVHPWIRTGRLPRAINISGCTGCKDPPSVAPAGPFDSEIHEMEMCSEQKAQEGGAGRDKKNLSETPMDETRPEDKEEEAKGTKRQNGSHDMTPEEQTASSPAAESAMSH, from the exons ATGAGTTATGACAACTCTATATTAATGGCCAGCGGCAGCACTCGGGGGAGGGTGGCAAGGGCTAACGGAAAAGACAATGACCAGGAGGCCGAGTCAGAAGGGTTTAACTCTCTGAAAAGCATCGGCGGTCAGACCAGTGCCAATGTCAACATCCCAGTTCAAGGGAGCGGAGCCCGTGGAGGCTCATCGCCCAGTGCAGGGTCTGGATCCGGAGGTTCATCCCGAGACCAGAGGGGTCCCAACTCGGACGATATGGACGGCCTCTCCAGCGGTAACGACTCTGGGGAGCGGGAAAGCGAAGGCGGGATGGAGAGGGGAAGCGGCTCACGTGGGCGCCAGTCCACACGCAGCTCCCACAGCTCGTCGAATGGCAAAGACTCAGGCATGATGCTGGAGACCACAGAGAGCAACAAGAG CTCCAACTCCCAGAGCCTGTCACCTCCCAGTTGCTCCGTGGCCTACAGCACCTCCGGCTGCAGCAGCGACCAGTCAGCGAGGGCCCAGACCCAGAAAGAGCTAATGAAGGCCATCAAGGAGCTGAAGCTCCGTCTACCATCTGAGCGAAAGTCAAAGGGTCACTCCAGCACACTGAATGCACTGAAATACGCACTTCAGTGTGTCCGCCAAGTCAGAG CAAACCGGGAGTACTACCACCAGTGGAGTGTGGAGGAGTGTGAAGGCTGCAGTCTGGACTTGTCTACCTTCACAATCGAGGAGCTTGATAACATCACCTCAGAATATACCCTCAAAAACACC GACACGTTCTCCATGGCCGTGTCATTCTTGTCAGGGAAGGTTGTGTACGTGTCCCCCCAGGGCTCGTCCCTGCTGCGCTGCAAGTCCGATTGTCTCCAGGGGACTATGTTCTCTGAGCTGTTGGCCCCGCAGGATGTCAGCACCTTCTACAGCGGCACAGCACCCTGCCGCCTTCCCTCCTGGGCCTCCTGCATCGGTTCCG TATCTCCTCCGGTCGATTGCACTCAGGAGAAGTCCATGTTCTGTCGGATCAGTGCTAACCGGGTGCAGGGCGGCGAGATGCGCTACTACCCGTTCCGCCTCACGCCCTACCAGCTCACTCTTCAAGACTCTGACACTGCTGAGCCACAGCCCTGCTGCCTGCTTATTGCAGAGAGGGTCCACTCTGGATATGAAG CTCCTCGTATCCCAGCAGACAAGAGGATCTTCACAACCAGTCACACTCCCAGTTGCCTCTTCCAGGAGGTTGACGAGAG GGCAGTGCCGTTGTTGGGTTACCTTCCTCAGGACTTGGTGGGAACCCCCATCCTGCTTTACATCCACCCAGAGGATCGGCCAATCATGGTGGCGATACACGAGAAGA TCTTTCAGTTCGCGGGGCAGCCGTTCAACCATTCGCCCCTGAGGATGTGTGCCCGCAGCGGGGAGTACGTGACCATCGACACCAGCTGGTCGTCCTTTGTCAACCCCTGGAGCCGCAAGGTGGCCTTCGTCGTAGGGCGCCACAAAGTCAGAAC GAGCCCTCTGAATGAAGACGTGTTCACCACGCCCCAGGGCTGCGAGAGCCAGACCACCACGCCCGACATCGTGCAGCTGAGTGAGCAGATCCACCGGCTCCTGGGCCAGCCGGTGCAAGGCGGCGGCTCCCAGGGCTACAGCTCGCTCGGGTCCAGTGGATCGCGGGGCTCCCACCGGTCACACCATCAGCACCACAGTGCCTCAGCCACCTCGTCCAGCGACGGCAACGGCCCGGCCATGGACAAGGCAGTTGTTCCTGTTGCTTTACACAAGCCT ATGACGTTCCAGCAGATCTGCAAAGACGTTCACATGGTCAAGACGAGCGGGCAGCAGGTTTTCATCGAGTCCCGTAATCGTCCGATGCCCAGAAAAATCATTAACGCAG CTACAGCAAAGATCAGAGCCATCAACAGCGACCCAATCCGAGGTTTGATCGCCGACATGACAAAACCTCCCAAAGCTTTAGTCCCTGCACCGATCGCACAGAAGGAGCCGCCGACCGGCTACTCCTACCAGCAGATCAACTGTCTGGACAGCATCataag GTACTTGGACAGTTGCAACATTCCCAACACAGTGAAGAGGAAGTGTGGCTCGTCCCGCACGGCCTCCACGACGTCTGACGAGGACAAACAGCAGGAAGCCAGCGGCAACAACAAAG TTAACCTCGTAGGTGAACCACCTCCCCTGCCCCCTCTGACCATGGCCACAAAGGCAGAGAGTGTAGCCTCAGTCCCGTCCCAGTGTAGCTTCAGCAGCACCATCGTGCATGTGGGAGACAAGAAGCCTCCCGAGTCAG ACATCGTCATGGAGGAGACTCTTACAACTCCCACGCTAGCCCCCGCTCCCTCTCTCAACCTGCCGACACCTCCAACCAGCGGCCTGTTGCTTTCCACAAGCACAGCCACCGCAGCCCCGCCTCCACTTCTGCCATCACCCCCTCCTCCCATGCACCCTCTCACACAAACCGCTAAGCCAGATAGGGACAGCCGGAGAAGCTGCAGTGTTGGtgggggcggaggaggaggtcgGCTTGGTCTGACGAAGGAGGTGCTCTCTGCTCACacccagcaggaggagcagataTTCCTTGACCGCTTCAATGACCTCAGCAAGCTGCGCGTGTTCGATCAGTCGGCGTCTTCGACTGTGCGGTGCCCCACCCCGGCTGCCAACCCACTGTCACGAG gAGCACGTTGTTCCCGTGACTACCCCGCTGCAGGAGGCAGCACCGGTCACCGGCGAGGCCGCGGTGGAAAAAGACTCAAGCACCAGGAGTCTTCTGATCAGCACAGCTCTCTGGGAATGGGCGGGAGCCGACTAGACCCCAGAACCAGTGCCGCACCCCTGCCCCTCCACATGCCACATGTACCCCTGACAAACACCTCGTCCTGGCCCTCTGTAGGCTCCCAGGCCAGCATTCCCTCCGCCCCTTTCGCTCCTGGTATGCTTCCAATGTACCCAGTATACCCACCGCTCGCTCAGTCACTACCCATCCCAGTCCCTTCACGATTCCCCCCGGCCCAGATGGTTCCTCCCATGATGGCGCTCGTTCTTCCCAACTACATTTTCCCCCAGATGGGAGCGCCCATCTCTCAGCCGGGTGCCACCCCAGGACACTTCTACAATCCTAACTTCACATACCCCAGTGCCACCCCAGCCGTTGCCCCCGCCATCATCCCCACTGTCATCTCCGGCCCTTTGCCCATTCCCGGCAACTGCGTCCCTTCTCGTAGCAGCACGCCCCAGTCCTACAATCAGATGCCAGCTGACCGCGAGGGCACAGAGTCCCCCCTCTTCCAGTCCCGGTGCTCCTCCCCCCTCAACTTGTTGCAGCTGGAGGAGACGCCAAGCAACCGGTTAGAGGTTGCCACTGCCCTGGCGGCATCACTGCAAGCCACGCCCTCTGCGCAGTGCGGTGCTGCTGGGAGACCGAGCTCTGCCAATCAGAGGAGCTCTGATGATACCTCCAAGGACAATGAGAAT GGTGAAGCTAATGAGTCCAACCAGGATGCTATGTCCACGTCGAGCGACCTGctggacctgctgctgcaggaggactccCACTCAGGCACCGGCTCAGCTTCTGGTTCAGGGTTCTCTGGAACCAGGTCCTCGGGTTCAGGCTCCGGCTCCAACGGATGCAGTTCCTCTGGCACCAGTGGCAACA GCAGCAGTCAGGGCAGCCACACCAGCAAGTACTTTGGCAGCATCGACTCGTCAGAGAACGACCACTCCCGCAAACagacagcagggggcagcagcagtgcagggggagatggaggcgaggagcagttcatcaagtGTGTCCTCCAGGACCCCATCTGGCTCCTGATGGCCAACACCGACGACAAGGTCATGATGTCGTATCAGCTGCCAGTGAG GGACATGGAGACAGTGCTGCGAGAGGACCGCGAGGCCTTGAGGAGCATGCAGAAACATCAGCCTCGGTtctcagaggagcagaagagggaGCTGAGCCAGGTCCACCCCTGGATCCGCACAGGACGCCTGCCAAGAGCCATCAACATCTCT GGCTGCACGGGCTGCAAAGATCCCCCCTCCGTGGCTCCGGCCGGACCGTTCGACTCGGAGATCCACGAGATGGAAATGTGCAGTGAGCAGAAGGCTCAGGAGGGCGGAGCCGGCAGGGACAAGAAGAACCTCTCAGAGACCCCCATGGATGAGACTCGCCCTGAGGATAAAGAAGAGGAGGCGAAAGGAACCAAAAGGCAAAACGGCAGCCATGACATGACGCCAGAGGAGCAGACAGCGAGCTCACCGGCTGCGGAGTCGGCCATGAGTCACTGA